A single Blastopirellula retiformator DNA region contains:
- a CDS encoding RHS repeat domain-containing protein: MRADGKRIGVTETYWLDENQDGTPEAHTVDIDWTYDALGRLTQETIDHFHNQFDQTETFEYDLVGNRTKKELDSDFDGNVDEAIAYLYDANDRLQTEERDVNNDSTVDVTTTYAYDHTQQTSKTVFDNSASQNTSQTSFEYDLQGRLYTATVTTYTSGTASRIEKTTYDYDATGIRVSAKHQVDTDANGTWDETTDTEYLVDHQNPTGYQQVIKETIYDDQGNVVKVIEYNFGHDEISQTVTEYNTAGQVTAQHTEIFGHDGHGSVKVLYDAAAAIAQVYTYEAYGQMLAIHNAIAGVVGTTEATALTTLLYSGEQFDSRIGQQYLRARYYDPNSGRFNRLDPFAGNSQDPQSFHKYLYTHGNPVMGLDPTGVFDVISMLASVDISVSTDSKDASASVNAISTAHRFKRTMQIYQKALKIFNKVRDTAQDIADIIDLLSFDPSDIKGITNSLAAVGISKAITYLPDKVISRKITLPKKVLKKFNKTASRFYGWGMFHSKVSEIIGELGLGLILYALDFEMAPLTIHAVHGPDQVARQRSTGLWGIFEAKGGKAGLGGAKYGRQMMGDWITHWMKRMIDQNQGTSFGESLEDAYDDKSPMLAAIARLNLRDPNTQLHFAAQKYEPPTGSNMKWWGDEWNKPY; the protein is encoded by the coding sequence GTGCGGGCCGATGGCAAGCGGATCGGCGTTACCGAAACGTACTGGCTCGACGAAAACCAAGACGGCACGCCAGAGGCCCACACGGTCGACATCGATTGGACCTACGATGCCCTGGGCCGCCTGACGCAGGAAACGATCGACCACTTCCACAACCAGTTCGATCAAACCGAGACGTTCGAGTACGACCTGGTCGGCAATCGCACCAAGAAGGAACTCGACAGCGACTTCGATGGCAACGTCGACGAGGCGATCGCCTACCTGTATGACGCCAACGATCGCTTGCAAACCGAAGAGCGAGATGTCAATAATGACAGCACGGTCGACGTCACCACCACCTACGCCTACGACCATACGCAACAGACGTCGAAAACGGTCTTTGACAATTCAGCTTCCCAGAACACTTCGCAGACGTCGTTTGAGTACGACCTGCAAGGTCGGTTGTATACGGCCACGGTCACCACTTACACCAGTGGTACTGCATCACGAATCGAAAAAACGACCTACGACTACGACGCCACCGGCATCCGCGTCAGTGCCAAGCATCAAGTCGATACCGACGCCAACGGCACCTGGGACGAGACGACCGACACCGAGTACCTGGTCGACCACCAAAACCCGACCGGCTACCAGCAGGTGATCAAGGAGACCATCTACGACGACCAGGGCAACGTCGTCAAAGTCATCGAGTACAACTTCGGCCACGACGAAATCAGCCAGACCGTCACCGAATATAATACGGCTGGCCAAGTCACTGCACAGCACACCGAAATCTTCGGCCACGATGGCCACGGCAGCGTGAAGGTTCTCTACGACGCAGCCGCGGCAATCGCCCAGGTCTACACCTACGAAGCCTACGGCCAAATGCTGGCGATTCATAATGCAATCGCCGGGGTAGTAGGAACCACCGAAGCCACCGCCCTAACTACGCTGCTCTATAGCGGTGAGCAGTTTGATTCTCGGATTGGTCAGCAGTATCTCAGGGCAAGGTACTACGATCCGAACTCCGGGCGGTTTAACCGGTTGGATCCGTTCGCGGGGAATTCTCAGGACCCTCAGAGTTTCCATAAGTATTTGTATACGCATGGAAACCCGGTGATGGGGCTGGATCCGACGGGAGTGTTTGATGTCATCAGCATGCTTGCTTCCGTCGACATTAGCGTTTCTACAGATTCTAAAGATGCAAGTGCAAGCGTTAATGCCATTAGTACAGCTCACCGCTTTAAACGCACAATGCAGATCTATCAGAAAGCTCTAAAGATCTTTAACAAGGTGAGAGATACCGCACAAGACATTGCTGATATTATTGATTTGCTTTCATTTGATCCAAGCGACATCAAGGGCATAACGAACTCCCTGGCAGCAGTGGGGATTAGTAAAGCAATTACATATCTTCCGGATAAAGTTATTTCGCGCAAAATCACTCTCCCCAAAAAGGTCCTGAAGAAGTTCAATAAAACCGCCTCACGTTTTTACGGTTGGGGTATGTTCCATTCCAAAGTTTCTGAAATCATAGGAGAGTTAGGACTCGGGCTTATCCTGTACGCCCTGGATTTTGAAATGGCCCCCCTAACAATTCATGCCGTTCACGGTCCAGACCAAGTTGCACGACAGCGGTCAACCGGACTTTGGGGCATCTTCGAGGCAAAGGGAGGCAAAGCTGGTTTAGGGGGCGCTAAATATGGAAGACAGATGATGGGAGACTGGATTACCCATTGGATGAAGAGGATGATCGATCAGAATCAAGGTACATCATTTGGAGAATCACTCGAAGACGCCTACGACGATAAATCACCGATGCTTGCTGCTATCGCAAGATTGAATCTCCGTGATCCTAACACGCAATTGCATTTTGCCGCGCAAAAATACGAACCTCCTACCGGTTCGAACATGAAGTGGTGGGGCGATGAGTGGAATAAGCCCTATTAA